The following proteins come from a genomic window of Sesamum indicum cultivar Zhongzhi No. 13 linkage group LG10, S_indicum_v1.0, whole genome shotgun sequence:
- the LOC105172773 gene encoding L10-interacting MYB domain-containing protein-like, giving the protein MEDSTKTSSPPPSSSSDLSARPTYDPLFTGVESCGSNENIFCQKRKLGTPDKMSRKGKEPYATSSESSSRIDDACWDLPQLSLFIEVMYDHYKKGQLISSTFSEQIWREIRIELYERNRTQYTIAQLNSKANRLRMLWSKFYDLVYKRTGFGWDPTTYTVTASDDHWAEWVAANPRESGLRKKGLPHFNLCTEMFSASVATGNVARSSAMPPFDNNDDDEVDVSYPTVDPGNPFSSAAVKYPRASRGVQLKGGQSDHSNRIDTCIDAITARCKAKTRKLARISNDNIKDCMLALSKMEGLPRKLFFAAQDQFLLKVRRQMFLLMSDVDKRAWVERLGK; this is encoded by the exons atggaAGACTCAACCAAAACCAGTTCGCCTCCTCCATCCTCCTCCTCAGACTTGTCTGCACGTCCGACATACGACCCCCTTTTCACCGGCGTCGAGTCCTGTGGCTCGAATGAGAATATCTTTTGCCAAAAGAGAAAGCTCGGCACTCCAGATAAG ATGAGTCGAAAGGGGAAGGAGCCATACGCTACGTCTTCGGAGTCAAGTTCACGAATTGATGATGCTTGCTGGGATCTTCCACAGCTCTCTTTGTTCATTGAAGTGATGTATGACCATTACAAAAAAGGACAACTTATCTCATCTACATTTAGTGAGCAAATTTGGCGTGAAATCCGTATTGAGCTGTATGAACGTAATAGAACACAGTACACCATTGCGCAACTTAATAGTAAAGCTAACAGGCTTCGAATGCTTTGGAGTAAGTTTTATGATTTGGTATACAAACGGACTGGTTTTGGTTGGGATCCAACTACATACACTGTGACTGCCAGTGATGATCATTGGGCTGAATGGGTAGCG GCTAATCCGAGAGAGTCTGGCTTGAGAAAGAAGGGTCTtcctcattttaatttatgtactGAGATGTTCTCTGCTTCTGTAGCCACAGGCAATGTTGCCCGTTCCTCTGCCATGCCTCCTTTCGATaacaatgatgatgatgaagttgATGTAAGCTATCCTACAGTGGATCCTGGTAATCCATTCTCATCCGCGGCTGTGAAATATCCAAGAGCATCAAGGGGAGTGCAACTAAAAGGAGGGCAAAGTGATCATTCAAATAGAATTGATACTTGCATTGATGCCATAACAGCTCGCTGCAAAGCCAAAACTCGGAAGTTGGCAAGAATTTCCAACGACAATATTAAAGATTGCATGCTTGCACTTTCTAAAATGGAGGGACTACCACGGAAATTGTTCTTTGCAGCGCAAGATCAGTTTCTGTTGAAGGTAAGGCGTCAAATGTTCCTTCTGATGAGTGATGTGGACAAACGTGCTTGGGTTGAGAGACTCggcaaataa
- the LOC105172332 gene encoding cation/calcium exchanger 5: MAFNFIVSDIACSRVLKITVISLILVATLLFFLLLPFPSISPAPHCPSESPLFPHRSLLISPIPRCSPSNLTSSDGLFNYSSFHFCLFGGNPFLSVPFLTLILLFQFYILVKTAQDRFSVVVTKLSTHLKLSPSMGAVTLLALGNGAPDVFASVAAVRGGQPRTGFGAILSAGTFVSAFVVGFVAIYAAPFAVDPAPFVRDVLFYLTAALFLFYVYLSAEIFLWQAVGFVGFYIFFVGIVFSMDLGYNGISGEKGKSSGGGGEVGLVENWEKGVQKGLEMDCENGEISGRLEVETKPSFGLWKAFGKISRTWKVPVSILLKLTVPETSPSEWSRFYRSANIALCPLALLYSCKSFMPLDHPIIFLLPNAHFPLWLVVLCGSCSLAILHYIVEKEPPKHEQIPAVIIAFVMSVFWISTVAGELLNCLAALGVLLHLPSALLGLTVLAWGNSVGDLVADVAVAKAGQPAMAMAGCFAGPMFNMLFGLGTALVIQTADVFPEAYQLHFHTSIVVAFVFLLLSLMGSLLVVTWCRFRVPRFWGFCLVSLYIIFIAVSLVIASFSF; the protein is encoded by the exons ATGGCCTTCAACTTCATCGTCTCCGACATTGCTTGCAGCAGAGTCCTCAAGATCACTGTAATCTCACTCATTCTCGTCGCCAccctcctcttcttcctcctcctcccttTCCCTTCTATTTCCCCTGCTCCACACTGCCCTTCAGAATCTCCACTCTTCCCCCACAGGTCCCTCCTCATCTCCCCCATCCCCAGATGCTCGCCCTCCAACCTCACCTCCTCCGATGGCCTCTTCAACTACTCCTCTTTCCATTTCTGCCTCTTTGGCGGCAACCCGTTTCTGTCCGTCCCTTTTCTCACCCTGATTCTCCTCTTTCAGTTCTACATCTTAGTCAAAACCGCCCAAGATCGCTTCTCTGTGGTTGTGACCAAGCTATCCACCCACTTGAAGCTCTCTCCTTCGATGGGTGCGGTCACGCTTTTAGCTCTCGGTAATGGGGCTCCCGATGTGTTTGCTTCAGTGGCTGCTGTTAGAGGCGGACAGCCTAGAACTGGATTTGGTGCGATTCTTTCAGCTGGGACTTTTGTCTCTGCTTTTGTTGTCGGTTTTGTCGCCATTTATGCTGCGCCTTTTGCCGTCGACCCTGCGCCTTTCGTCAGGGATGTTTTGTTTTACTTGACTGCTGCGTTGTTTCTGTTCTACGTTTACTTGAGTGCAGAGATTTTCTTGTGGCAAGCTGTTGGTTTTGTTGGTTTCTACATTTTCTTTGTTGGGATTGTGTTCTCTATGGATTTGGGATATAATGGTATTAGTGGAGAGAAGGGTAAAAGttctggtggtggtggagaggTGGGTTTGGTTGAGAACTGGGAAAAAGGGGTGCAAAAAGGACTAGAGATGGATTGTGAAAATGGGGAAATATCAGGCAGGTTGGAAGTTGAAACGAAACCAAGTTTTGGGCTCTGGAAAGCATTTGGAAAG ATATCGCGAACATGGAAAGTTCCAGTCTCAATTCTTCTAAAACTCACTGTCCCTGAAACTTCGCCATCTGAATGGAGCAGATTTTATCGTTCTGCCAACATTGCACTTTGTCCACTTGCCCTCTTATACTCCTGTAAATCATTTATGCCTCTAGACCATCccatcatttttcttcttccaaacGCCCACTTTCCACTTTGGTTGGTAGTACTCTGTGGAAGCTGCTCTTTAGCTATTCTTCATTACATAGTGGAAAAAGAACCACCTAAGCACGAACAAATCCCTGCAGTGATCATTGCATTTGTCATGAGTGTGTTCTGGATTTCAACCGTAGCCGGTGAACTGCTAAACTGCCTTGCAGCTCTTGGCGTGCTTTTGCACTTGCCTTCAGCACTTCTTGGATTGACGGTGCTTGCATGGGGAAACTCAGTCGGGGATCTTGTTGCCGATGTAGCAGTTGCTAAAGCCGGGCAGCCCGCCATGGCCATGGCTGGCTGCTTTGCTGGGCCAATGTTCAACATGCTTTTTGGACTCGGAACAGCTCTAGTGATACAGACTGCTGATGTCTTCCCTGAAGCTTATCAACTTCATTTCCACACAAGTATTGTCGTTGCGTTTGTGTTTTTGCTTCTGAGCTTGATGGGATCTTTGTTGGTCGTAACTTGGTGCAGGTTTCGAGTTCCTCGATTCTGGGGATTCTGCCTTGTTAGCCTTTACATCATCTTCATTGCTGTAAGCCTAGTCATTGCAAGTTtctctttctaa